The following nucleotide sequence is from Coprothermobacter sp..
CAAGAGTATCATGCTGACCGGCGACTCGCGTGCCGCCGCACAGTGGGTTGCACAGGACCTCGGACTCGATGACTTTTTTGCCGAAGTGCTGCCGCACGAGAAGGCAGCCAAGATCCAGGAAGTGCAGGGGAGGGGTCTGACCGTAGCCATGGTCGGTGACGGCGTGAACGACGCTCCGGCTCTCGCGCAGGCTGATGTCGGGATTGCGATTGGCGCCGGCACTGATGTTGCCATCGAGACGGCGGACGTCATCCTGGTCCGTGACGATCCCCGCGACGTCG
It contains:
- a CDS encoding heavy metal translocating P-type ATPase, translated to KSIMLTGDSRAAAQWVAQDLGLDDFFAEVLPHEKAAKIQEVQGRGLTVAMVGDGVNDAPALAQADVGIAIGAGTDVAIETADVILVRDDPRDVVAVVQLSRATYRKMLQNLAWATGYNVVAIPLAAGVLAGVGFIMSPAVGAVFMSLSTIIVAINARLLKAPRT